A window from Candidatus Tanganyikabacteria bacterium encodes these proteins:
- a CDS encoding IS66 family transposase: MSFDFASEKSVTFLRAAAQALHDENARLRAENEQLRARLGEQEADSAEQSTALRHLLDKREQELFGRSSERRAPATKPEKPPRKPQKGHGPREQTGIDTETIPHELPEDQRDCPQCGGTLEPLGDEAEESELITVTERVFVIQKHRRAKYRCRCNACVVTAPGPLRLTPGGRYSPAFAVEVAVGKYADHLPLDRQAAIMRREGLQVTSQTLWDQLDALAKLLAPTHEAILQRALSVPVIACDETWWLLLDNGKTKENKTFQTWAIVSGDLVGYRILDSRSKQAASTLLGDFEGVVMADGYTVYRSLAEETQRFVVANCWAHVRRKFVECEKNFPDEAGFAIGKIRDLYAIERQIQGGQLDAAQARDQESRPIVDEIFAWARDLLPRTLPRGALAGGINYLLNLEPGLRRFLDDPRIPIDNNVCERALRSVVIGRKNHYGSRSRRGTEVAAIIYTLMECAKLAGVSPKGYLMAIAEQALKNPGAVLLPSDFALTSA, encoded by the coding sequence GTGAGCTTCGACTTCGCCTCGGAAAAGAGCGTCACGTTCCTGCGGGCGGCCGCACAGGCCCTGCACGACGAGAATGCGCGCCTGCGGGCCGAGAATGAGCAGCTCCGGGCGCGCCTCGGTGAGCAAGAGGCGGACAGTGCCGAGCAAAGCACCGCCCTGCGGCATCTTCTGGATAAACGGGAGCAGGAGCTCTTCGGCCGATCGAGCGAGCGCCGGGCACCTGCGACCAAGCCCGAGAAGCCGCCACGCAAGCCCCAGAAGGGCCACGGCCCGCGCGAGCAGACCGGCATCGACACCGAGACCATTCCCCACGAGCTTCCCGAGGATCAGCGCGACTGCCCGCAATGCGGAGGCACCCTGGAGCCCTTGGGAGACGAGGCCGAGGAGTCGGAGCTCATCACCGTCACCGAGCGCGTCTTCGTCATCCAGAAGCACCGCCGCGCCAAGTATCGCTGCCGCTGCAACGCCTGCGTCGTGACGGCCCCCGGCCCGCTGCGGCTCACGCCGGGCGGCCGGTACTCACCGGCATTCGCCGTCGAGGTGGCGGTCGGAAAGTACGCCGACCACCTGCCGCTCGATCGCCAGGCCGCGATCATGCGCCGCGAGGGCCTCCAGGTCACGTCGCAGACCCTCTGGGATCAACTCGACGCGCTGGCCAAGCTGCTCGCGCCCACCCACGAGGCCATCTTGCAACGCGCCCTTTCGGTCCCCGTCATCGCCTGCGACGAGACCTGGTGGCTCCTCCTCGACAACGGCAAGACCAAGGAGAATAAGACTTTCCAGACCTGGGCCATCGTCAGCGGTGACCTGGTCGGCTACCGCATCCTCGACTCGCGCTCCAAGCAGGCCGCAAGCACGCTCCTGGGTGATTTCGAGGGCGTCGTCATGGCCGACGGCTACACGGTCTACCGGAGCCTGGCCGAGGAGACGCAGCGCTTCGTCGTAGCCAACTGCTGGGCCCACGTCCGGCGCAAGTTCGTCGAGTGCGAGAAGAACTTCCCCGACGAGGCCGGCTTCGCGATCGGCAAGATCCGCGACCTGTACGCGATCGAGCGCCAGATACAGGGGGGCCAGCTCGACGCCGCCCAGGCCCGGGACCAGGAGAGCCGGCCCATTGTCGACGAGATCTTCGCCTGGGCACGCGACCTGTTGCCGCGGACGCTGCCCCGAGGCGCGCTGGCCGGGGGAATCAACTACCTGCTCAACCTTGAGCCCGGGCTCCGGCGCTTCCTCGACGATCCGCGCATCCCCATCGACAACAACGTCTGCGAGCGAGCGCTGCGCAGTGTCGTCATCGGAAGGAAAAACCATTACGGGTCCCGGTCGCGCCGCGGTACTGAGGTCGCCGCCATCATCTACACGCTGATGGAGTGCGCCAAGCTCGCCGGGGTGTCGCCCAAGGGCTACCTAATGGCCATCGCCGAGCAGGCGCTCAAAAATCCCGGCGCCGTTTTGCTGCCGT
- the tnpB gene encoding IS66 family insertion sequence element accessory protein TnpB, giving the protein MIGSTRQVRIWACAEPVSMRKGFDGLYGAARQLIGRDPLDGDMFLFVAKNRRQARVLHWDGTGLVLYAKRLERGRFNAPWEGDRSRPWCLTPTELALFLEGSRLVGHFEVSPPALRLGR; this is encoded by the coding sequence ATGATCGGGAGCACCCGTCAGGTCCGGATCTGGGCCTGCGCCGAGCCCGTGAGCATGCGCAAGGGCTTCGACGGCCTGTATGGCGCGGCCCGACAACTCATCGGGCGCGATCCGCTCGACGGCGACATGTTCTTGTTCGTGGCCAAGAATCGACGCCAGGCCCGTGTTCTGCACTGGGACGGCACCGGGCTGGTCCTCTATGCCAAGCGCTTGGAGCGCGGGCGCTTCAACGCGCCATGGGAAGGAGACCGGTCGCGGCCCTGGTGCCTGACGCCGACCGAGCTGGCGCTCTTCCTGGAAGGCAGTCGCCTGGTCGGGCACTTCGAGGTGAGCCCGCCCGCCCTGCGCCTGGGACGGTAG
- a CDS encoding transposase → MGVGSRTFGARERAEIIEAIERGAEQGRSVGATARDFGITGSVYYSWIRERARTDRGSAAPVPGSGPASRSRRRVSADEKERLVAEMRHRRDRGESIQAVALATGLHENTCYRWLRRPVMPAFRPVEVVVAEPAPPPRLSLTAPGGYRIEGLDVETAARLLRALE, encoded by the coding sequence ATGGGAGTCGGTAGCCGGACCTTCGGCGCCCGGGAACGGGCGGAGATCATCGAGGCCATCGAGCGCGGGGCGGAGCAGGGGCGGAGCGTAGGCGCCACGGCCCGGGATTTCGGGATCACCGGGTCGGTCTATTACAGCTGGATTCGCGAGCGTGCCCGTACCGATCGTGGGTCGGCCGCTCCCGTGCCTGGGAGCGGCCCGGCGTCTCGCTCCCGCAGGAGGGTATCTGCTGACGAGAAGGAGCGCTTGGTTGCCGAGATGCGGCATAGGCGGGATCGGGGAGAGTCGATTCAGGCCGTCGCTTTGGCCACGGGCCTGCATGAGAACACTTGCTACCGCTGGCTGCGGCGACCCGTGATGCCGGCCTTCCGGCCGGTCGAGGTCGTCGTCGCCGAGCCAGCACCGCCGCCCAGGCTGTCCCTGACCGCTCCGGGTGGCTACCGCATAGAGGGTCTCGATGTCGAGACGGCAGCGCGGCTGCTCCGGGCGCTCGAATGA